One window of Salvelinus namaycush isolate Seneca unplaced genomic scaffold, SaNama_1.0 Scaffold2448, whole genome shotgun sequence genomic DNA carries:
- the LOC120038955 gene encoding PH-interacting protein-like: VFPEELGQSVPLTEEEQRELLYVPLEGEWGAATRNHECQRIINAIDQLTTLDVAVPFAFPVDLQAYPSYCTVVAYLTDLSTIRCRLENRFYRRMSSLMWEVRYIEHNAQTFNETGAFIVKTAKFVSDLMLSFIKDQTLPDIIPLYNSMKKNAFSDTEDEDDEDDDEDADAPATSTRNKKGGGGVRRGLPRSFDPWRRRCRNLLDLLFQCEDSEPFRQPVHLEQYPDYLDIVETPMDFGTVRSMLSAGEYTSPLELCQDVRLIFSNSKAYTPSKKSRIYSMSLRLSALFEEHVSSILADYKAVHGQTDRKTQHGPDRQTRRGAERQARHSTDRQTDRQTRRGAERHARYSTDRQTDRQTRRGEERQARHSTDRQTDRQTRRGAERQARHSTDRQTDRQTRRGEERQARHSTDRQTDRQTRRGAERQARHSTDRQTNRQTRHAVKRRSDSPSSSTASSPERKRRVSLRGMSRPDSSAPPMAPAAAPLRPPSLRQNLPFRQPLPLVNGRVEPQTPGRTRCTRTHTPSTAVESSWSLRGHNSSSSPGVAERSRLSLSTDGSGGSMRRKLRTPVRHTPASPRSLSPQATVHLNGHRSQVTAGLLTGRRGQRPRAVTPDPSPAPRGRPPGKKRGRKSKQEVEVMRRRGLWQSSTPEDELDQSTGDEGGTSSSAQESTGLSDLGAGLPGTLRRRDRPRLIRTVEVPPPSSPSPLRRSSRRINDETTPPAQALQQSRRVRDSPVGDENVNVKEGEELGQEGDGSAGSMRTRNQGRRTACYTEEEEEGQLLFEDSSLIFGTSSKGRVRKLTEKAKANLIGW; encoded by the exons atGTAGCTGTACCGTTTGCCTTCCCAGTAGATCTCCAGGCGTATCCttcctactgtactgtagtagcctACCTCACGGACCTCAGCACCATACGGTGCAGGCTGGAGAACCGCTTCTACAG GCGTATGTCATCGTTGATGTGGGAGGTGCGTTATATTGAACACAACGCTCAGACCTTTAATGAAACTGGAGCCTTCATCGTTAAAACGGCCAAGTTCGTCTCTGACCTCATGCTCAGCTTCATCAA ggaccAAACTCTGCCTGACATTATTCCTCTCTACAACTCCATGAAGAAGAATGCTTTCTCCGACACCGAGGATGAG gatgatgaagatgatgatgaagatgctGATGCTCCTGCAACATCCACACGGAACaagaag ggTGGTGGGGGTGTGAGACGAGGTCTTCCCCGGTCCTTTGATCCCTGGCGGCGGCGCTGCAGGAATCTACTAGACCTGCTGTTCCAGTGTGAAGACTCTGAACCCTTCAGACAGCCTGTCCACCTGGAGCAGTACCCT GACTACCTGGACATTGTGGAAACGCCCATGGACTTCGGGACGGTACGGAGCATGCTCAGTGCGGGGGAGTACACCTCTCCTCTGGAGCTCTGCCAGGACGTACGTCTCATCTTCAGCAACTCTAAAGCTTACACACCCAGCAAGAAGTCCCGG ATCTATAGTATGAGTCTGCGTCTGTCTGCCTTGTTTGAGGAACACGTCAGCTCCATCCTGGCTGACTACAAGGCCGTCCACGGACAGACGGACAGGAAGACCCAGCACGGGCCGGACAGACAGACGAGACGTGGGGCGGAAAGACAGGCGAGACACAGTacggacaggcagacagacagacagacgagacgTGGGGCGGAAAGACATGCGAGATACAGTacggacaggcagacagacagacagacacgacgTGGGGAGGAAAGACAGGCGAGACACAGTacggacaggcagacagacagacagacacgacgTGGGGCGGAAAGACAGGCGAGACACAGTacggacaggcagacagacagacagacacgacgTGGGGAGGAAAGACAGGCGAGACACAGTacggacaggcagacagacagacagacacgacgTGGGGCGGAAAGACAGGCGAGACACAGTACGGAcaggcagacaaacagacagacacgaCATGCGGTGAAGAGGAGGAGTGACTCTCCGTCCAGCAGCACAGCCTCAAG cccagagaggaagaggcgtgTCTCATTGAGGGGCATGTCTAGACCAGACTCCTCAGCCCCTCCCATGGCTCCAGCTGCAGCCCCCCTGCGCCCCCCCTCCCTGAGACAGAACCTCCCCTTCAGACAGCCCCTCCCCCTCGTCAATGGGAGGGTGGAGCCACAGACCCCTGGACGAACACGCTgcaccaggacacacacaccctccacagCAG tagAGTCTTCCTGGTCGTTGCGTGGTCATAACTCCAGTTCATCTCCCGGTGTTGCTGAGCGTTCTAGACTGTCCCTGAGCACCGACGGTAGCGGTGGGAGCATGCGGCGGAAACTAAGAACCCCCGTACGACACACACCCG CCTCTCCTCGTAGCCTCTCCCCCCAGGCTACTGTCCACCTGAATGGTCACAGGAGTCAGGTGACAGCGGGCTTGCTCACAGGGCGTAGAGGGCAGAGACCTAGAGCGGTGACTCCTGACCCCAGCCCCGCCCCCAGGGGTCGCCCACCTGGCAAGAAGAGAGGCAGGAAGTCCAAACAGGAAGTAGAGGTCATGAGGAGGAGGGGCCTCTGGCAAAGCTCCACCCCCGAGGACGAGCTTGACCAATCCACGGGCGACGAGGGTGGGACTTCATCCTCCGCCCAGGAATCGACCGGGCTGTCAGACTTAGGGGCGGGACTTCCAGGAACGCTGCGCCGACGCGATAGGCCGAGACTCATTAGGACAGTAGAAGTCCCTCCCCCTTCTAGCCCTTCCCCACTGAGGAGGAGCAGTCGGCGCATCAATGACGAGACCACTCCCCCCGCCCAGGCTCTGCAACAATCGCGGCGCGTGAGGGACTCGCCAGTGGGTGACGAAAACGTCAATGTGAAGGAAGGGGAGGAGCTGGGACAGGAAGGGGATGGGTCGGCGGGTTCGATGCGTACGCGTAACCAGGGGCGACGGACGGCATGCTacacggaggaggaggaggagggacagcTCCTGTTTGAAGACTCCTCCCTCATCTTCGGCACTTCCTCCAAGGGGCGTGTCCGCAAGCTCACAGAGAAGGCCAAGGCCAACCTCATCGGCTGGTAA